In Desulfovibrio sp. 86, the following proteins share a genomic window:
- a CDS encoding branched-chain amino acid ABC transporter permease has product MSLDMFLQHCFNALTLGSLYALIAIGYTMVYGILRLINFAHGDILMVGAYFVFFGTFAFGWPWAVAAVVSVAGASLLGVIIERVAYRPLRDAPRISALISAIAVSFFIESLAVVIFTGQPRPVLQPDWLVSEWQIGGLRILPLTAFVPCMTIVLVGILLYVVYRTKPGLAMRAISKDIETTRLLGVKVDNIIALTFCIGSALAAASGIMWALRYPQVHPYMGIMPGLKAFIAAVFGGIGSIQGAVIGGVALGFVEIMTVAFMPELSGYRDAFAFVLLVLVLFYKPTGLLGDRTEEKI; this is encoded by the coding sequence ATGAGCCTTGACATGTTTTTGCAGCATTGTTTTAACGCCCTTACCCTGGGATCGCTCTACGCGTTGATAGCCATTGGCTACACCATGGTATACGGCATTTTACGACTTATTAACTTTGCCCACGGCGACATTCTGATGGTTGGCGCCTATTTTGTGTTTTTTGGCACCTTTGCCTTCGGCTGGCCCTGGGCTGTGGCTGCGGTGGTTTCCGTCGCAGGCGCGAGCCTGCTGGGTGTCATCATTGAAAGGGTGGCCTACCGGCCCCTGCGTGACGCACCACGAATTTCGGCGCTTATCAGCGCCATTGCCGTGTCCTTTTTTATCGAAAGCCTGGCTGTGGTGATTTTTACCGGCCAGCCGCGTCCCGTGCTGCAACCCGACTGGCTCGTGTCTGAATGGCAGATCGGCGGTTTGCGCATCCTGCCGCTCACCGCGTTTGTGCCCTGTATGACCATCGTGCTTGTGGGCATTCTGCTGTATGTGGTCTACCGCACCAAGCCGGGCCTGGCCATGCGCGCCATATCAAAGGACATCGAAACTACGCGCCTGCTCGGGGTCAAGGTGGACAACATCATTGCCCTGACCTTCTGCATCGGCTCGGCGCTGGCTGCTGCTTCGGGCATCATGTGGGCCTTGCGGTATCCCCAGGTGCATCCTTACATGGGCATCATGCCTGGCCTCAAAGCCTTTATCGCCGCCGTTTTCGGGGGTATCGGCTCCATCCAGGGGGCGGTTATCGGCGGTGTCGCTCTGGGTTTTGTGGAAATCATGACCGTGGCTTTCATGCCGGAGCTTTCTGGTTACCGTGACGCCTTCGCCTTTGTGCTGCTTGTGCTTGTGCTCTTCTACAAGCCCACGGGCCTGCTTGGCGATCGCACGGAGGAGAAAATCTGA